A DNA window from Acetilactobacillus jinshanensis contains the following coding sequences:
- the gatB gene encoding Asp-tRNA(Asn)/Glu-tRNA(Gln) amidotransferase subunit GatB encodes MNFKVNIGLETHFELNTKSKIFSPAPVKYGDEVNKDTNVIDWGYPGTLPTINRQVVADGVKAAIALHAKIDHHPRFDRKNYFYPDNPKAYQITQFDKPTARNGYLMVKSGGKNYKIRIHEMHIEEDAGKNSHGIRYSFVDLNRQGTPLLEVVSEPDIPSPQVAYDYIKTLRKVIMFTGISDAKMEQGSVRADTNVSLHPIGSKKLGPRAEMKNVSSFNYIRMAASYESKRQARVLMSGGKILPQTRRLDEANGKTYLERYKESNDEYRYFPEPDIPPLTISDAWINKIKKNMPEMPASREHRYIHDFGLTKEDVDVLTETKQMSDFFDQTVKAGAKPKMAANYLQDDISSYLNSKQVEIQNTKLTPENVAALLKLIDKNVISTKIAKKVFKDALVKGKDPKAYVKANGMVQLSDPNKLENLVKTVMQKNQKSVTDYRNGKDRAKGFLVGQVMKATRGKANPQMVSKMLDKALNK; translated from the coding sequence ATGAATTTCAAAGTTAATATCGGTTTAGAAACTCATTTTGAATTAAATACTAAATCAAAAATTTTTAGTCCAGCTCCTGTTAAATATGGTGACGAAGTAAACAAAGATACGAACGTCATCGACTGGGGTTATCCTGGGACATTACCAACCATTAACCGTCAGGTAGTTGCTGATGGTGTTAAAGCCGCAATTGCTTTACACGCTAAGATTGATCATCACCCACGTTTTGATCGTAAGAACTACTTTTATCCAGATAACCCAAAGGCTTACCAAATTACTCAGTTTGATAAGCCAACCGCTCGAAATGGTTATTTAATGGTCAAGAGTGGTGGCAAAAATTACAAGATTCGCATTCATGAAATGCATATCGAAGAAGATGCCGGTAAAAACAGTCATGGAATTCGTTATTCTTTCGTTGATTTGAACCGACAGGGCACACCGTTACTTGAAGTGGTTTCTGAACCTGATATTCCATCACCACAAGTTGCTTATGATTACATCAAGACCTTACGAAAGGTTATTATGTTCACAGGCATTTCTGATGCCAAGATGGAACAAGGTAGCGTTCGTGCTGATACCAACGTATCGCTTCATCCGATTGGCAGTAAGAAGTTAGGACCTCGTGCTGAAATGAAGAACGTCAGTTCATTTAACTACATTCGAATGGCTGCTAGTTATGAAAGTAAACGTCAGGCACGAGTTCTAATGTCCGGTGGTAAGATTTTGCCACAGACCCGTCGTTTAGATGAAGCTAATGGTAAGACCTACTTAGAACGTTATAAAGAAAGCAATGATGAATATCGTTACTTCCCAGAACCAGATATTCCACCGTTAACAATTTCTGATGCCTGGATCAATAAGATCAAGAAGAACATGCCTGAAATGCCTGCCAGCCGTGAACATCGCTACATTCATGACTTTGGCTTAACTAAAGAAGACGTGGATGTTTTGACTGAAACTAAGCAAATGTCAGACTTCTTTGATCAAACCGTTAAAGCCGGTGCTAAACCAAAGATGGCTGCCAACTACTTACAGGATGATATCAGTTCTTACTTAAACAGTAAACAGGTTGAAATCCAGAACACTAAGTTAACGCCAGAGAACGTTGCCGCGTTACTTAAATTAATCGATAAAAACGTTATTTCAACTAAGATCGCCAAGAAAGTCTTTAAGGACGCTCTAGTTAAAGGTAAAGATCCTAAAGCTTATGTTAAGGCTAATGGAATGGTTCAATTATCAGATCCTAATAAGCTAGAAAACTTGGTTAAGACCGTTATGCAAAAGAACCAGAAATCAGTTACTGATTACCGAAATGGTAAGGATCGTGCTAAAGGCTTCTTAGTTGGTCAAGTTATGAAAGCTACCCGTGGTAAAGCTAACCCACAGATGGTAAGTAAGATGCTTGATAAAGCTTTAAATAAATAA
- the gntK gene encoding gluconokinase, producing the protein MDYVIGADIGTTSIKLVLYNTKGKVLGYVNNGYKLYQDAPGMAEEDPHEIYLAMLKGLHDLTSKVDNPSDIKGVSFSCAMHSLILLDKNHRPLTRALTWADNRAYKYADQLKHSDLGPKLYQATGTPIHPMTPLTKIMWFRNERPDLFKKAHWFVGLKEYIIYLLFGTLKEDYSIANATGMFNIHTMDWDPTALKVAGVKRDQLPELVDTTYQLKGLNSHVVKLTGLDPKMPFVIGASDGPLANLGVNAIQPGVLAITIGTSGAVRVITDKPKTDPKGRVFCYYLYHHMWVVGGPVNNGGIVFRWIRDQICGSEKVTAKELNMDPYDLLTKIASTVPAGSDGVICHPFLGGERAPIWDANARASFFGLTRQDGIPQMIRAALEGIVYNLFAVNKALEDVVGKPKSIQATGGFARSGLWRQMLADIFDQEVTIPKSFEGTALGAATLGMLSLGLIDNLGEVKNFVGTTRSLEPIKKNADVYKELIPIYLRLGKKLETEYKAIADFQREHHEG; encoded by the coding sequence ATGGATTATGTTATTGGTGCCGATATTGGTACCACTAGTATTAAACTGGTCCTTTATAACACTAAAGGTAAAGTACTAGGGTATGTAAATAACGGCTACAAATTGTATCAGGATGCTCCTGGAATGGCCGAAGAAGATCCACATGAAATCTACTTGGCAATGTTAAAGGGACTACATGATTTAACCAGTAAAGTTGACAACCCAAGTGACATTAAAGGAGTTTCATTCTCCTGTGCCATGCACAGTTTAATTTTATTGGATAAGAATCACCGTCCATTAACCAGAGCTTTAACATGGGCCGATAACCGAGCATACAAATATGCTGATCAACTTAAGCACAGTGATTTAGGTCCCAAGCTTTACCAAGCCACTGGAACCCCGATCCATCCAATGACACCATTAACTAAAATTATGTGGTTCCGCAACGAACGCCCCGACTTATTCAAGAAAGCTCATTGGTTCGTTGGCTTAAAAGAATACATCATTTACCTATTATTCGGTACGCTTAAAGAAGATTACTCAATCGCTAACGCCACCGGAATGTTCAACATTCACACCATGGATTGGGATCCAACCGCATTAAAAGTTGCCGGCGTTAAACGTGACCAGTTACCAGAATTAGTTGATACCACCTACCAATTAAAAGGTTTAAATTCTCACGTTGTTAAATTGACCGGTCTTGATCCAAAGATGCCATTCGTTATCGGTGCATCTGACGGACCTTTAGCTAATTTAGGTGTTAACGCTATTCAACCCGGTGTATTAGCAATCACCATTGGTACTTCCGGTGCCGTTCGTGTAATTACCGATAAACCGAAGACTGATCCTAAGGGCCGTGTCTTCTGTTACTACCTCTACCATCACATGTGGGTAGTCGGTGGACCCGTTAACAACGGTGGAATCGTCTTCCGCTGGATTCGTGATCAGATCTGTGGCTCCGAAAAAGTTACCGCTAAGGAACTTAACATGGATCCATACGACCTGTTAACTAAGATCGCTTCAACCGTTCCTGCTGGATCTGATGGTGTTATCTGTCATCCATTCTTAGGCGGTGAACGTGCACCAATTTGGGATGCTAACGCCCGTGCATCATTCTTCGGTTTGACCCGTCAAGACGGCATCCCGCAGATGATCCGTGCCGCTTTAGAAGGTATCGTATACAATTTATTTGCTGTTAATAAAGCCTTAGAAGACGTCGTTGGTAAGCCGAAGAGTATTCAAGCCACCGGTGGCTTTGCCCGTTCTGGTTTATGGCGTCAGATGTTAGCTGATATCTTCGATCAGGAAGTTACCATTCCAAAGAGTTTTGAAGGTACTGCTTTAGGTGCCGCCACTCTGGGTATGTTAAGCTTAGGCTTAATTGATAACTTAGGTGAAGTTAAGAACTTCGTTGGTACTACCCGTTCATTAGAACCAATCAAGAAGAACGCCGACGTTTACAAAGAATTAATCCCAATTTACCTTCGTCTTGGTAAGAAACTTGAAACTGAATACAAAGCAATCGCTGATTTCCAGCGTGAACACCACGAAGGTTAA
- the rbsU gene encoding ribose/proton symporter RbsU encodes MNIAALLVGLGPLLGWGFYPTVASKFGGKPTNQILGSTVGTLIFAIVFNIVDDISVPTGKALIWSIISGCGWAFGQIMSFKAFQYVGSSRVMPITTAFQLLATTLWGVFALGDWPGLANKVWGMVALLIIIIGAAMTAWQEHKSKANSSDMTKAVILLLIGVIGYWLYSAAPQAAHIDGQHAFMPQAAGMVLLALIYCISHMNKQNVFREPVTYKQIISGFFFAFAALTYLISAQPQMNGLATGFVLSQTSVILATLSSVYVLHQTKTRKEMTVTVVGLVLIVAAASVTVMI; translated from the coding sequence ATGAACATTGCTGCGCTTCTGGTTGGCTTAGGTCCCCTATTAGGCTGGGGCTTCTATCCAACCGTTGCTTCCAAATTTGGCGGTAAGCCAACTAACCAAATCTTGGGGTCAACCGTTGGAACCCTAATCTTTGCCATCGTATTTAATATTGTTGATGATATTAGTGTCCCAACTGGCAAAGCCCTAATCTGGTCCATTATTTCCGGATGTGGCTGGGCCTTTGGACAGATCATGTCGTTCAAAGCCTTCCAGTACGTAGGTTCAAGTCGAGTCATGCCGATCACAACCGCATTTCAGTTATTGGCCACTACCCTCTGGGGTGTTTTTGCGTTAGGTGACTGGCCAGGTCTCGCCAATAAAGTATGGGGTATGGTTGCCTTACTCATCATCATTATCGGTGCAGCAATGACCGCTTGGCAGGAACACAAGAGCAAAGCTAACAGTAGTGATATGACCAAAGCCGTTATTTTACTGTTAATAGGTGTGATCGGTTATTGGTTATATTCAGCTGCTCCACAAGCCGCTCACATTGACGGTCAGCACGCATTTATGCCACAGGCTGCCGGAATGGTTTTGCTAGCTTTGATCTATTGTATAAGTCACATGAATAAACAGAACGTTTTTCGTGAACCCGTTACCTATAAACAAATCATCAGTGGCTTCTTCTTTGCCTTTGCAGCATTGACCTATTTAATTTCTGCACAACCGCAGATGAACGGTCTAGCCACTGGATTCGTTCTATCACAAACGTCCGTAATCCTAGCTACTCTTTCAAGTGTCTACGTTTTACATCAAACCAAGACCCGAAAGGAAATGACCGTTACGGTTGTCGGTTTAGTTTTAATCGTTGCGGCAGCATCAGTCACCGTTATGATTTAA
- a CDS encoding GH25 family lysozyme: protein MRATQGSIYTDNDFDNNYQRAEGSSLDIGVYHVFSFASHPQDQFKNFKDQIATRVGSLPIAVQVSSKRPLTKSRIASLKVFVNDVKRHYHQPVIIWTSRPIANQLKLGHVWINNSPSPQEWLMVLNPKETLNLNGQDNNVTQFVFNGNHRNWREFSDLNHIN from the coding sequence ATTCGAGCAACTCAAGGTTCCATCTATACTGATAATGATTTTGATAATAATTATCAAAGAGCGGAAGGTTCTAGCTTAGATATTGGTGTTTACCACGTTTTTAGTTTTGCTAGCCACCCGCAAGATCAATTTAAGAATTTTAAAGATCAGATTGCGACCAGGGTTGGTTCATTACCGATCGCTGTTCAAGTTAGTTCTAAACGACCGCTAACTAAGTCCAGGATTGCATCACTAAAAGTTTTTGTTAATGACGTTAAACGGCATTATCATCAGCCGGTGATCATCTGGACATCACGTCCGATCGCTAATCAGTTGAAATTAGGACACGTTTGGATTAATAATTCACCAAGTCCTCAAGAATGGTTGATGGTCTTAAATCCAAAGGAAACCTTGAATTTAAACGGTCAGGATAATAACGTTACTCAATTTGTATTTAATGGTAATCATCGTAACTGGCGTGAGTTTTCGGATTTAAACCACATTAATTAA
- the rlmD gene encoding 23S rRNA (uracil(1939)-C(5))-methyltransferase RlmD, which yields MKVKAPVQQGQAYRVKIVNLTYQGLGVGIYKDFPIFINNALPGEDVLTRIIRVKRHFSFGKVLKFYQQSPDRVHSIDEKYLQTGIAPLEHLKYPAQLKFKHDQVAELFKKAGLKVQVKPTIGMKKPYQYRNKAQIPVKMVKGQLETGFYKRHSHYLVPITDFYIQDPKIDQTILVVRNILRKYQIVPYNERTHRGVIRNVMVRRGRKSHQIMVGLVTRSKKLPHAEEITKAIVDKCPEVKSVIHNINLRDNNVLLGTKNRLLYGKPYIDDQLMGLTFRISLNAFYQVNPVQTQKLYSIAIKEAQLKPNQIAIDAYCGIGTISLSIAKYVKRVYGVEIVPQAIKDAKVNAKLNHIDNVKFVANRAEDQMPLWAKHGIRPDVIFVDPPRKGLAESFIKSAASVKPKKIVYISCKPATLVRDVRRFNQLGYHVTQPVQPVDQFPQTVQIESVTVLERK from the coding sequence ATGAAAGTAAAAGCACCAGTTCAACAAGGCCAGGCCTATCGAGTTAAGATTGTTAATTTGACTTATCAGGGCTTAGGCGTTGGGATTTATAAGGATTTTCCAATATTTATTAATAATGCTTTACCAGGTGAAGATGTGTTGACACGAATTATTCGGGTTAAACGTCACTTTAGTTTTGGTAAAGTCCTAAAATTTTATCAACAGAGTCCCGATCGTGTTCATTCAATTGATGAAAAATATTTACAAACGGGGATTGCGCCGTTAGAACATTTAAAATATCCTGCTCAGTTAAAATTTAAACATGATCAGGTGGCTGAATTATTTAAAAAGGCTGGCTTAAAGGTTCAGGTAAAGCCCACCATCGGAATGAAGAAACCTTATCAATACCGTAATAAGGCTCAGATTCCCGTTAAGATGGTTAAAGGTCAATTAGAGACCGGCTTTTATAAACGACATTCCCATTATTTGGTCCCGATCACTGATTTCTATATTCAGGATCCAAAGATTGATCAAACGATTTTGGTAGTTCGTAATATCTTACGAAAGTATCAGATTGTCCCTTATAATGAGCGAACTCATCGAGGTGTGATTCGTAATGTCATGGTCCGCCGTGGTCGAAAGTCGCATCAAATTATGGTGGGATTGGTTACCCGGTCCAAGAAATTACCGCATGCTGAAGAGATTACTAAAGCAATTGTGGATAAGTGTCCCGAAGTTAAGAGTGTTATCCACAACATTAACTTACGTGACAATAACGTTCTTCTAGGGACTAAAAATCGTTTGTTATATGGTAAACCATACATCGATGACCAACTAATGGGCTTAACCTTTAGAATCTCTTTAAACGCTTTTTATCAGGTTAATCCGGTCCAAACTCAAAAGCTGTATTCAATTGCGATTAAAGAAGCCCAGTTAAAGCCAAATCAGATTGCAATTGATGCCTATTGTGGAATCGGGACGATTTCATTATCGATTGCGAAATACGTTAAACGGGTTTACGGTGTTGAAATTGTTCCACAAGCAATTAAAGATGCAAAAGTTAACGCTAAGTTAAATCATATCGATAACGTCAAGTTTGTTGCTAATCGAGCCGAAGACCAAATGCCATTATGGGCAAAACACGGGATTCGACCTGACGTGATTTTTGTGGATCCGCCACGAAAGGGCCTTGCAGAATCCTTTATCAAGAGTGCGGCCTCTGTCAAACCAAAAAAGATCGTTTATATTTCTTGTAAGCCAGCTACGTTAGTGCGTGACGTTCGTCGCTTTAACCAGTTGGGCTATCATGTTACTCAACCGGTTCAGCCGGTTGACCAGTTTCCGCAAACGGTTCAAATCGAATCGGTTACGGTATTGGAACGAAAGTAA
- the wecB gene encoding non-hydrolyzing UDP-N-acetylglucosamine 2-epimerase: MNEPIKVMTIFGTRPEAIKMAPIILKMKQEPDRFDPITVVTGQHREMLQQVLHVFNIHPDCNLNIMRKNQTLSEITTTVINKLDPILDQHRPDIILVHGDTTSTLSAAISAFYHKIPLGHVEAGLRTWNKYSPYPEEMNRQLTDTLADVYFAPTPLSRHNLLIEHHSDKHIYVTGNTAIDALKKTVDPNYHHAVLDKIDDKHRIILLTMHRRENQGVPMLRTFKAIKQELAKHSDTEVIYPVHLSPAVQKAAHQEFDSVDRVHLIPPLDVVDFHNICAKSYFIMTDSGGVQEEAPSLGKPVLVLRNQTERPEGVKAGTLKLVGTDPKRVKAGMEMLLDDPKAYHKMSTAKNPYGDGKAANRILSAIYKEINGDK; encoded by the coding sequence ATGAACGAACCAATTAAAGTTATGACAATTTTCGGGACCCGTCCAGAAGCCATTAAGATGGCCCCGATTATTTTAAAAATGAAGCAAGAACCAGACCGCTTTGATCCCATTACGGTCGTAACGGGCCAGCATCGAGAAATGCTCCAGCAGGTCCTGCACGTGTTTAATATTCATCCCGATTGTAATTTGAATATTATGCGTAAAAACCAAACATTGAGTGAAATCACCACGACCGTGATTAATAAGCTGGACCCGATTTTAGATCAACATCGTCCAGACATTATCTTGGTGCATGGTGACACGACTTCAACATTGTCTGCGGCAATCAGTGCCTTTTATCATAAGATTCCGTTGGGTCACGTTGAAGCGGGCTTACGGACCTGGAATAAGTATTCACCGTACCCTGAAGAAATGAATCGACAGTTAACGGATACGTTAGCTGACGTGTATTTTGCACCGACACCTTTAAGCCGTCACAACTTATTGATTGAACACCATAGTGATAAGCACATTTATGTTACCGGTAATACCGCAATTGACGCTTTAAAGAAGACGGTGGATCCTAATTATCATCATGCGGTTCTAGATAAAATTGATGATAAGCACCGGATCATTTTATTAACGATGCACCGTCGTGAAAACCAGGGTGTTCCGATGCTTCGAACCTTTAAGGCCATTAAACAAGAATTGGCTAAACATTCCGATACAGAAGTCATTTATCCAGTTCACTTAAGTCCAGCCGTACAAAAAGCTGCGCATCAAGAATTTGATTCGGTAGATCGAGTTCACTTAATTCCACCGTTGGACGTTGTGGATTTCCATAACATTTGTGCTAAAAGCTATTTTATTATGACGGATTCCGGTGGGGTTCAAGAAGAAGCCCCATCATTAGGCAAACCTGTATTAGTCCTTAGAAATCAGACTGAACGTCCTGAAGGTGTTAAGGCTGGGACTTTGAAATTAGTTGGTACCGATCCAAAGCGGGTTAAAGCCGGAATGGAAATGCTTCTAGATGACCCGAAAGCTTATCATAAGATGAGTACCGCTAAGAATCCTTATGGAGATGGAAAGGCCGCTAATCGCATCTTATCAGCAATTTATAAAGAAATTAATGGTGATAAGTAA
- a CDS encoding glycosyltransferase family 2 protein, producing MKKIGLVVPCYNEEPSIRLFYKTVEKVFKQMKAHGMHYDYEYLFINDGSSDKTLPIIRDLHAKDPQHVHYISFARNFGKEAAMAAGFNNITGDYVAEMDVDLQDPPSLLPKMLKYIRDDGYDCVGCVQTSRKQGPIRAFLSKHFYGILNRISSVKIQPNVRDFRLMTRQFLNTFLKLKERNRFTKGLFSWVGFKVKFLKYKGRPRAAGKSDWSLHSLFEYSLEAIIDFSDVPLKIATIIGGFSCFLAFLGLIFVVLRAIFWGGAVAGWPSLVSIILLIGGIQLFCLGIIGKYIGKIYLEVKHRPLYTIKEMK from the coding sequence ATGAAAAAGATTGGTCTAGTAGTTCCATGCTACAACGAAGAACCCTCAATTCGACTCTTTTATAAAACCGTAGAAAAAGTCTTTAAGCAAATGAAAGCTCATGGGATGCATTATGATTATGAATATTTATTCATTAATGATGGGTCCAGTGACAAAACATTACCCATTATAAGGGACCTTCACGCAAAAGATCCGCAGCACGTTCATTATATTTCGTTTGCCCGTAATTTTGGTAAAGAAGCTGCTATGGCCGCCGGCTTTAACAATATTACTGGTGATTACGTCGCTGAAATGGACGTTGACTTACAGGATCCCCCGTCTTTATTACCCAAAATGCTTAAGTACATCCGGGATGACGGTTACGACTGTGTCGGTTGTGTTCAAACATCCCGTAAGCAAGGCCCCATCAGAGCATTCTTATCCAAACACTTCTACGGAATTTTAAACCGGATCTCGTCCGTTAAAATTCAACCTAACGTTCGTGACTTTAGATTAATGACCCGTCAATTCCTTAATACGTTCCTTAAATTAAAGGAACGGAACCGTTTCACCAAGGGATTATTCAGCTGGGTCGGCTTTAAAGTTAAATTCCTTAAATACAAGGGCCGACCAAGAGCTGCTGGTAAATCTGATTGGTCATTACACTCCCTATTTGAATATTCGCTGGAAGCTATTATTGATTTTTCTGACGTCCCGTTAAAAATCGCTACAATCATCGGCGGCTTTTCCTGCTTCTTAGCATTTTTAGGCCTGATCTTCGTTGTCTTAAGAGCCATCTTCTGGGGCGGCGCCGTTGCTGGCTGGCCGTCATTAGTTTCAATTATTCTTCTGATCGGTGGTATCCAGCTCTTCTGTCTAGGAATTATCGGGAAATACATCGGGAAGATCTACCTGGAAGTAAAGCACCGCCCGTTGTACACCATTAAGGAAATGAAGTAA
- a CDS encoding DEAD/DEAH box helicase, translated as MLKVFKEHFYKLYHKPTLIQQKVYQPLSTGHNVVGLSPTGSGKTVAFLLPLLENVTRDSESQLVIFEPSQELAIQTSHVAREWANLLHLTVLSLIGGANLRRQKENLKKRHPQIVVGTPGRIQVLVDSNHLKLGHLQSVVIDEADNLLTGNTLEVIRGILDHGPSHVQLSFFSATDTDILHHLKQWFAQDVERIDVRRQDKTRGPVLHGLLRIGMRKRNLMLKMLMDVPHFKALVFFNNLKELNQTYSYFKHLNIHRVAKLAGYQGQIPRAKAMRGFRKNKIQLLLTTDVTARGLDIPALPAVINYEVPKHKIEYIHRIGRTGRMGHKGLVINFGDSHDFRDLRHECQGLGYHFELIYFYDKQILNREQLKKARAKDHAEHPQKKHITEPNQHRHYHSHKHHQRKRKNSKNKGMWHKWRKEDRRHQH; from the coding sequence ATGTTAAAAGTATTTAAAGAACATTTTTATAAACTGTATCATAAGCCAACTCTGATTCAGCAGAAGGTTTATCAACCGTTATCCACGGGTCATAACGTTGTGGGCTTATCGCCAACGGGCTCTGGTAAAACGGTTGCCTTCCTGTTACCGTTATTGGAAAACGTGACGAGGGATTCTGAATCTCAACTCGTAATCTTTGAACCGTCGCAAGAATTAGCGATTCAAACCAGTCACGTTGCTCGTGAATGGGCTAATCTACTTCATCTTACGGTGTTATCTCTAATTGGTGGTGCTAATTTACGTCGACAGAAGGAAAATCTGAAGAAACGCCACCCGCAGATCGTTGTTGGAACGCCTGGCCGAATTCAGGTCTTAGTTGATAGTAACCACTTAAAATTAGGGCACCTGCAGTCAGTCGTGATCGATGAAGCCGATAATTTATTGACTGGTAATACACTTGAAGTCATTCGTGGGATTTTGGATCACGGTCCATCCCACGTTCAATTAAGCTTTTTCTCCGCCACGGATACTGACATTCTTCATCATTTAAAGCAATGGTTCGCCCAAGATGTTGAACGGATCGATGTTCGTCGTCAGGATAAGACCCGTGGCCCCGTTCTTCATGGTTTATTACGAATCGGGATGCGAAAACGCAATCTAATGCTTAAGATGTTGATGGACGTTCCGCATTTTAAAGCATTAGTCTTCTTTAATAATCTAAAGGAACTTAACCAGACGTATAGTTACTTTAAGCACCTTAACATTCACCGTGTTGCAAAATTAGCTGGATACCAAGGTCAGATTCCACGAGCTAAAGCTATGCGTGGTTTTCGTAAGAACAAAATCCAGTTACTTTTAACGACCGATGTTACCGCCCGTGGTTTGGATATTCCTGCATTACCCGCAGTGATTAACTACGAAGTCCCTAAGCATAAAATTGAATACATTCATCGAATTGGCCGAACCGGTCGAATGGGTCACAAGGGATTAGTAATTAACTTTGGTGATAGTCATGACTTTCGTGATCTTAGGCATGAATGCCAGGGGTTAGGTTATCATTTTGAATTGATTTACTTCTACGATAAACAGATCCTGAACCGTGAACAGCTTAAAAAAGCTCGAGCTAAGGATCATGCTGAACATCCACAGAAAAAGCACATAACTGAGCCTAATCAGCACCGTCATTACCACAGTCACAAACATCATCAGCGAAAGCGCAAGAATTCTAAAAACAAAGGCATGTGGCATAAGTGGCGAAAAGAAGATCGCCGTCATCAACACTAG
- a CDS encoding GtrA family protein: protein MTDLIHKLIFNEKIEYLFWGGMTTLVYFVARFTSMAMMTSEMIPVAIAQTISTVFAFIVNKYLVFNNSNQSKSVTAQFIIFLIGRGISAVFDFLLTSLMITHFYEFFIHIFLLNRINYQTSLLKMTIIHNFVGNPILMNKVICVILIQVIIIVINYIVSKYFAFK from the coding sequence ATGACAGACCTAATTCATAAACTTATTTTTAACGAGAAAATTGAATATCTATTTTGGGGCGGAATGACGACCCTGGTTTATTTTGTCGCTCGTTTTACGTCAATGGCGATGATGACCAGTGAGATGATTCCGGTTGCAATTGCTCAGACCATTTCAACTGTTTTTGCATTCATCGTGAATAAGTATTTAGTTTTTAACAATAGTAACCAATCAAAAAGTGTTACGGCACAGTTTATTATTTTTTTAATCGGTCGTGGTATTAGCGCCGTTTTCGACTTTTTGCTTACGTCCCTAATGATTACCCATTTTTATGAATTCTTTATCCATATCTTTTTGTTGAACCGAATTAATTACCAAACGTCGCTATTAAAGATGACAATAATTCATAACTTCGTTGGCAACCCGATCCTAATGAATAAAGTCATTTGTGTAATTCTTATTCAAGTCATCATTATCGTAATTAACTACATCGTCTCAAAATATTTTGCCTTTAAATAA
- a CDS encoding diacylglycerol kinase, translated as MRKRARVIYNPTSGRELLKSKMIDILGVFEKAGYETSAYATTPAPNSAKNEAIRAAKEGFDLVVAAGGDGTINEVVNGLAPLKKRPKMAIIPGGTTNDFARALRIPRDDPVAAAKVVLKDETFKMDIGQANQNYFMNIAGGGLLTELTYDVPSDLKTVFGYLAYLVKGAELLPRIKPIKMDLKYDGGHFRGKASMFLLAMTNSIGGLERVVPNASLDDGEFTLIIVKTSNLLQIIQLLTEAINGKHLNDPRVIIQKTSKLVAKPINNKMEINLDGEYGGNAPMTFKNLKQHIEVYANIDQMPQHALVGKHITRQPKSNGPKMTEKRFLKRVNHLFKF; from the coding sequence ATGCGTAAACGTGCACGAGTAATTTATAATCCAACCTCAGGCCGTGAACTTTTAAAGTCTAAAATGATTGATATTTTAGGCGTCTTTGAAAAGGCCGGTTACGAAACGAGTGCCTATGCCACCACTCCAGCCCCGAATTCCGCTAAGAACGAAGCGATCAGAGCTGCTAAGGAAGGTTTTGATTTAGTGGTTGCCGCCGGTGGAGACGGGACCATTAATGAAGTAGTGAATGGTTTAGCACCGTTAAAAAAACGGCCTAAGATGGCCATTATTCCTGGTGGAACGACGAATGATTTTGCTCGTGCATTGCGAATTCCTCGGGATGATCCCGTCGCAGCTGCAAAGGTCGTTTTAAAGGACGAAACGTTCAAGATGGATATCGGTCAGGCTAACCAGAATTACTTTATGAATATTGCTGGCGGTGGCCTGTTGACCGAATTAACGTATGACGTTCCGTCTGATCTAAAGACGGTCTTCGGTTATTTGGCTTATCTGGTTAAGGGTGCTGAATTGTTACCCAGGATTAAGCCCATTAAGATGGATTTGAAATACGATGGTGGTCATTTTAGGGGCAAAGCTTCAATGTTCTTATTGGCAATGACGAATTCCATTGGTGGTTTGGAGCGCGTTGTTCCAAACGCATCATTGGATGATGGCGAGTTTACCTTAATTATCGTTAAGACCAGTAACCTTTTACAGATTATCCAGTTATTAACTGAAGCCATCAATGGTAAACATCTAAATGATCCACGGGTTATTATTCAGAAGACTAGTAAATTAGTTGCTAAACCGATTAATAATAAAATGGAAATTAATTTAGATGGTGAATATGGTGGTAACGCACCGATGACATTTAAGAATTTAAAGCAGCACATCGAAGTTTACGCTAATATTGATCAAATGCCTCAACACGCTTTAGTTGGTAAACACATCACTCGTCAACCAAAATCAAATGGTCCTAAGATGACTGAAAAGCGTTTTCTAAAGCGAGTTAATCATTTATTTAAGTTTTAA